GACCGGGACTGGGCGTGGAAGTGAACGAAAAGCAGCTGAAAAAATTGACTGTCAGTACGGCGGTCTGCGGAGGTGCCGAAGGGTGACAACAATGATAGCGAAACGGATAGATGAATGGTTTGAACATTTCCATGCACACCCCGAGATCAGCTTTAAGGAAACAGAGACGACCAGAAAATTAGCTGAGATCATGGACGAGTTCGGCATTTCTTATAAACTGTTTGGAGATATCCCGGGCCTTGTGGCTGAAATGGGGACAGGAGATGAAGTGATCGCCCTGCGTGCGGATATGGATGCATTATGGCAGGAAGTGGATGGTGTATACCAGGCGAATCATTCCTGTGGTCATGATGCGAATATGGCGATGGTGCTTGGCGCGCTTGCGCTGCTGATGGATGTACCGCTCACGCGCAAGGTCCGGTTCATCTTTCAGCCGGCTGAAGAAAAAGGCAACGGAGCCTTGGCCGCGATTGAGCGGGGAGCGGCGGATGGCGTGACTCATTTATACGGCGTCCATTTGCGTCCGCAGGAAGAACTGCCGCTCGGCAAAGTGGCACCGGCGATCCATCATGGTGCCGGTGTCTTCCTGCGGGGGAAAATCACCGGGGAAGATGCGCACGGCGCGCGGCCGCATCAGGGCGCGAACGCGGTGGATGCACTTTTTGCGATTCACCAATTCATCAAATCGATTTATTTTTCACCGTTCGAACCTTATTCCGCGAAGCTTACCAATCTGCATGCCGGCGGTGACAGCGTGAATATCATTCCGGGCACTGCTTCTTTCGCTGTTGATGCGCGAGCACAGTCCAATGAAGTTCTTGAGAAACTGCGTGACCGCATTGAAGAAGGCCTGCGGGGGATCGGTGCGTTATACGGTGTTGACATCACCGCCGAATGGGATGATTACATACCTGCCGCAGAAGTCAGCAGCGAAGCGGCAGCACTGACGCGTGCAGCTGTTGAGGCGTCTGTCGGGAAAAATATGCTGGCGGAGGAAGTGGTCACACCGGGAGGCGATGATT
Above is a genomic segment from Planococcus lenghuensis containing:
- a CDS encoding amidohydrolase; this translates as MIAKRIDEWFEHFHAHPEISFKETETTRKLAEIMDEFGISYKLFGDIPGLVAEMGTGDEVIALRADMDALWQEVDGVYQANHSCGHDANMAMVLGALALLMDVPLTRKVRFIFQPAEEKGNGALAAIERGAADGVTHLYGVHLRPQEELPLGKVAPAIHHGAGVFLRGKITGEDAHGARPHQGANAVDALFAIHQFIKSIYFSPFEPYSAKLTNLHAGGDSVNIIPGTASFAVDARAQSNEVLEKLRDRIEEGLRGIGALYGVDITAEWDDYIPAAEVSSEAAALTRAAVEASVGKNMLAEEVVTPGGDDFHFYTIRNPGIKAAMVGVGADLGPGLHHPNMTFNREALYTGALVLAETVKRTANR